The DNA sequence CTGGGTCCAGGGCTGAAGTAGGTTCGTCAAAAAGGATGGCCTTGGGCCGCATGGCCAGGGCCCTGGCTATAGCCACACGTTGTTGCTGTCCACCGGATAACTCGACGGGATATTTGTGGGCCTGATCCTTGATGCCAACTCGATCTAAAAGCTCCAGTGCGATGGTTTCGGCTTCGTCTTTGGGCATTTTTTTTACCTTTATGGGAGCCAATGTGACATTTTTTAGAACAGTGAGATGGGGATAGAGGTTAAATTGTTGAAAAACAATGCCGATTTCAGAACGAAGATGATTAATATCCACTGATTTATCGTGGATGTCTTTTCCTTCAAAAAGTATTTGGCCTTTATCAATTTCTTCCAGTCTGTTTATGCAGCGGATAAGAGTACTTTTTCCTGAACCACTGGGTCCGCAGATAACTAGCACTTCGCCTTTTTCCACT is a window from the Desulfovulcanus ferrireducens genome containing:
- a CDS encoding amino acid ABC transporter ATP-binding protein, which encodes MAMIELHNVNKWFGDFHVLKNINEQVEKGEVLVICGPSGSGKSTLIRCINRLEEIDKGQILFEGKDIHDKSVDINHLRSEIGIVFQQFNLYPHLTVLKNVTLAPIKVKKMPKDEAETIALELLDRVGIKDQAHKYPVELSGGQQQRVAIARALAMRPKAILFDEPTSALDPEMINEVLNVMKDLARAGMTMLCVTHEMGFAREVADRIIFMDGGEILERGTPEHFFTNPQHERTKAFLKEIL